Proteins encoded by one window of Panicum virgatum strain AP13 chromosome 7N, P.virgatum_v5, whole genome shotgun sequence:
- the LOC120681999 gene encoding uncharacterized protein LOC120681999, producing the protein MTQTPARSELVWPQPVDPTKAPFVLKDGEEGARWGSLRMQGQSVQHRLTSAAAELNKALGELSGIPDMIQDLEALSNRKSQFLRVEHARQWGEESASLRLGELKRELVATGAAERHAGERASAAERELNGA; encoded by the exons ATGACTCAGACGCCAGCGAGGAGTGAGCTGGTGTGGCCTCAGCCTGTCGATCCGACCAAGGCGCCGTTCGTGCTTAAGGACGGCGAGGAGGGGGCGCGCTGGGGCTCGCTCAGGATGCAAGGACAGTCGGTGCAGCATCGTCTCACCTCCGCGGCGGCCGAGCTGAACAAGGCCCTGGGGGAGCTCAGTGGTATTCCTGATATGATTCAG gatTTGGAAGCGCTGTCGAACCGAAAGTCGCAGTTCCTCCGAGTGGAACACGCTCGGCAGTGGGGAGAAGAGTCCGCTTCGCTTCGCCTGGGCGAGCTTAAGCGAGAGCTCGTGGCTACCGGGGCCGCGGAGCGGCACGCGGGCGAACGGGCATCTGCTGCTGAGCGCGAGCTGAACGGGGCGTGA